The sequence below is a genomic window from Nicotiana tomentosiformis chromosome 6, ASM39032v3, whole genome shotgun sequence.
aaataacttaagcatatttagtctgaagttttagcaaatgaactaaataacttcagcatgtttagtctgaagttttagcaaatgaactaaataatttcagcatatttagactgaaatttcggataaaattcatggcaaaactgtagactgcaggatgaataacttcagcatgcattagcatgaagttttagcttcaatgtgaaacaacttcatgctacattagcatgaagttttagcttcaaggtgaaacaactccatgcaagtgtgattctgaagatgaatctggacaagcttctgatttttttataaagttgctgagaggagaagaggagatcgttttatatcttttgtcaggagtgtaattgtcatattattacgaattttttgtgagatggctatcaaatcaataattttaaaaaataagataCAAGTTAAAATGtgacacaaatatagggtacggtTACAAATTCCCAAAATAACCCTAAGCAAATTGCCGTTAGCCCACACTACAGGCCCATCACCATTGCGATTTTGTGAGCGGCCCAAAACCGAACTCAAGCATAAAACCCTAGTCCCCTTCACTCTTCTCCATATAAAACAAACTTCCTTCCCTAAGGTTTATCATTCTCTCTTATGATCTAGGGTTTCACAGTTTCAGTTCGTCCATTAGTAAGCTCTGCCTCTTCTAATTTTGCTTTCAGATACAATATTTCTTACAAATCCTTTTATTTTCTAGCTGAAAtttctttaaatttatttttgCTGATATCCTTTTGGCCAATGATTAAAATTCTTTTATAGACAAGCATATGTCTGAATTTTATCATGTTGTTAGCCTAATCTTCTCTATGAGGccaataaataattttatatctttttatttttcactttaatCCTTTTATTATATTACTGGGTCATATGATGATTAGAAGCATAGTTCAAATGAAatcttttatgattttaaaacTTCTTTTTAGTCTTTCGCTCCTATCTGATGACTCATTCATTAGTTTCACTTAGGCTAAATAAAATGTAGAATATTTAGAAAGCTGATTTTGTTATTAGGTAAAAACAATTTGTTAATTTTTTGACATCGAAATGGTTCATGGACAGTGACGACTTATAAAAACAATTATTATGTGTGTTTCTGTttgatttaaataattaaatttatgatTTTATAGTTAAATTAATTTTCACCATTATGGTGCTGTGATGAAAATTTCTTGTGTCGGAGACTTTTGGTCTGTGATGGTTTACACAAACCTCTAAGAAGTTCTGAGCACTTGTAACgtttttaaaactattttaatatttataataaatattaaatttcagTATTTTTCAATTAGTGCTAAGTGTTTCAATCGAAATTAGTAAAATGTGCAGATATACATtcaattttataatttaaaaacTTGATTATCAAATACTATTACAATTTCAACAATACtgtttttttatttgtttatttttgtaATTAGTAATTATTTCTTGAGGAGGAAAGAAGTGATGATAAAATTCATAAGTCTGTCAATCCACTGAATACATTATTATGATGTAAAGAGTGAATCCCGACAGGTTCTGATCTCTAATTATCCTCATTTTAACtgtcttttatttttgttagaaTTAAAAGTTTTATGGGGCAAATGATGAATCTTATTATTTCGTAAATGGGTAATTTGCGTCTGATTTTTTCATTGATGCTATCACCTTGGAGAACTGATGCCCTTATAATCTTTTAAAACCTATTTTTCAATGAAAGCTTTTATATTTGCATATCATTTGCTTAATTTTGATAGTAATTTGGCTATAGTTATAGTTTTGCAACCCAAGCAATGACAAATTTAGTGCTAAGTTTAAATCGAATCATGACTATTTGAACCAATAGTTTTAACAGTATAATAAGCTTAAATTAAATCaatttaaattttggattttaccAACATCTTTGTATATTTCACTTGGTTTTTTAGATATTTAGTTTATCTCTCCAAACTCCACTAAATTTGTATGTAttatatgaatttataattttaaaaatacaacGTTAAGAACCTAGGAGATGGGGAGAGATCAAGCGAATCTTTGAATAGAGGAGAAAGAAAGCACTTAAGTTTTGTGATTCAAATCCATTTATACACTCTCCGTTCAACTTGTTCATTAAGGACTTTTCGGCCCCCTTAGGAAACAATGATTGATATGGGTATTTTACCATAATATCCCTATTAGTTGATACTTGGTAATTGAAAACAAATTTCATACGTAATCATTAGAGCCAATATTAAATTCTAATGTAATCTATTTAGTTTAAAAGCTTGAAATTGTTTTGGAGCTAAACAATTGAGAACATCTTGATTCCAAACAATTTAGAAAATTCTATTGAGGAAAAAATATTTCAATTATATGTTTAAGCATTTGTTAGTTAAAATTCGCTACTAACTTTTTAAGAACCTCGATAAATGAATCATGAGTAAAACTAAGAAAAACTGTCTTCTCTTTAATAAAAATGACgggtaaaataaaaatatatttttagaataGTGTGCATGTAAAAGTGAATGAGAGAGTGGTTAGTTCCATCTAATTTTTTAATTAATGACCTATGTACATTTCTTGTTGATCctaatatttttaaaatgtacATAATAAGAAGTATCCTTCAAATTTTTCATTTGGACATCATATTTGGTGTATAATATTCCCTTACAAAATACTCCTGTTTATTTTTACTTGTTCACTATTTTATAAAGTAAATTTTATATGGTATAACTAAATTATACACTATATTTATCATAAATAAATACACTTTAAACTACTTTTAATACATAACTACATATTGGATTTTATAGCAAATGCTCTATCCGAGGGATTTTTAACCCTAAAGTAACTTTTCCCTCTTTTCCTCCTTTCATATTTGTACTATAGCCTAGCCTCCTCCCCCTCCTCCTTTAAACTTTTTCTCTCCTTTGTACTCTTTTATCTCAAATTCTTTAATCCATATCGCCCTCGTCATTACCTCCACCAGCGCCGTCATCTTAGGCTGGAATCCATGGCCAACCGACCGGATTTCTCAGATCCGAATGTATTTTCTCATATAAGTATATTTTATTTCTTGTGGCCTAATTAAATACAACAAATTACACATTATGGTCAAATTTTTATTCGCCTGATCGAATATTGGTAGATACAATGTAATAGTGTATTCTCATATCTGGCCGGATTTTTATTCatctccatttttagttttaatacaatgcATACAATGTTTTGCTTGGCCGGTAGATGTTTTCTCcaacgaactttcttctcttctttgctattaaGTCACATgtaatgatacaaatacattgtatGTTGTACAAAAATATACTCAAATTCGAGTGTATTATGtatttttcaatgcaaatacaatttatttttgtatttttgcaTGTATTTATATATTTCGAAGGTCAGGTTTTGTTTCATATCTAAGAACCCTTTCCACATTTTTTTCTATTACATTACGAAATAATGAATTGAGTTTGTATAGGCATTTTGGATGCTGCTAGTGAAATAGCCCTTCTGGCTATATTTTCTGTTACTCCACCCATTTCATAAAGTATTCGACCCGGTTTAACAACTGCTACCCAATATTCAGGGGATCCTTTTCCTGAACCCATACGTGTTTCTGCGGGTCTTAGTGTAACTGGTTTGTCTGGAAATATACGTACCCATATTTTTCCACCACGACGTGCATTTCGTGTCATTGCTCGTCGGCCTGCTTCTATTTGTCTAGATGTAATCCAAGCAGGTTCAAGTGCCTGAAGAGCATATTTACCGAAAGAAATATGATTACCTCGATGAGATATTCCCTTCATTCTTCCTCTATGTTGTTTACGGAATCTGGTTCTTTTGGGGTTATAGTTGATGGTTGTTTTTGAATTCCATCTCTACTACAGAACCGGACGTGAGAGTTTCTTCTCATCCAGCTCCTCGCGAATAAAAGGAttcaaaaaaatttaatttgAATTAAGCTAGAATAGTCAATCTTAAGTTAAGATATATATGTATTTACTGAGTAATACCTTGAACTTGGGATTCTTTGAGATTTCATTCAATCTATTAGTAATTTGTATAGCTTGTTTGAATAGATAACTAAACTTTTGAGTTTTATAAATAGAAatctaaaaaaaaaattgtattatTATACCAacattttcattttttattttaccgTTAATTCATTTAAAGACTTCTTGAAAAGTCAAGTaagttttatttcttttttgttttcttttggtaAATATATTCATGTCGGAAACATTAAGATAGTCATTACATTATTCACGCAAGTCATTGTGATTCTAGGGATTTATAATAGGAAAGATCTCATATACAATCTCTGATCCAAAAATCTCTCTCCCCTACTTCATCTCAACATATGGGAGGTCGGCTCGGGAAAAAGTAACTGACAAGGAATAACTATATATCTACTAGTTAGGTGCAAGAGGAAGGCCATTAGCTCTTAGAAAGATTATTAATGAGTCCGCATATGTGAACTCATCATTCATCTCATTAAAGGCATGACAAGGAATAAACAGCTACAACAATATATTCAAATGTCTTTTGACAGTTTTAGATTGTGGTGCTTTATAATCAAGGGCGAGAAGGTTTTGTGATCTATCCCCCTTCTCGGGTCCTCATAAACCGCTATTTTAGTATTCGCCTCTTTTTTTCTTCTCGGAGTCCACCATATGTTGGATTGGAGAGTAGTGTAATTGGTGACTATCCAACACAGTTAGGGGGATATTTTAGGTCTATAGATTGCATTCAAAATGAAATCACGCCCTCTATGATCATGGCTTACTTCTAGCTTACCAACAAGGGCTAAACCAAGTGGAAGTTAATTTTGACGCTTCCCTTGCAACACAACTAACATTTATGGTATTCTAATATTTAGGGGCGGCTCAAGCGCACGAGGGGCCTAAGGCAAAAGTTTAATATGGGCCTAAGTATTTATAGGaacgttataatatatatttttatttaaaatttattcttCTAGATTCTAGCTATTGGTGCCAAGATTGTTTTGAATAACCGGATGCATATTTTCTTGTTgacatatttatattttttttaaaaattaaacaatATGTACAgagtaaaattaataaaataataaataacaaacGAAAATAACACTAGagaaagttgattcaagaagttTGAAGACTTTGATTTCAAAATATCTAGTTGTTGGCTTGTTGGAGTCTTGGAGAAAGAAAGAAATCTAATAGAAATAATTAAGAAGATGAGCATGAATAAAGAGGAATGAAGAAGATATATCTCTGGAGTgtatgaagaatgaaataaaattgaaaagttgGGTTGGGATTACTTGGGAAGAAGAGTAAAAAATAGAGTTGTCAAATCAAATCAAAGTGACAactatttttctattattttaatttttactttattaatatacataaaagtttttctttctttttacatAAAAAGTACAAAAACACTTGCCTCACTCCATACACTATTAGAGTCGGCCCTGCTAATATTATAAGTGATGCAAGTTCTTGCTCACACATACATGGAGCAATATATGGTGGCTGACACACCGCACCATTGTTCGACAGATAGTAAAGCCAGAGCATGGCAAGAAAAGATCGAATGTTTCTCTTGGATTCGCCCAAGACAGGTCGAAGGGTAGCTGCACTCACCTCCTTTTGTTATCACAACACTGAAAATTTCATAGATTCAGGATCTTTGTGTTAGACATGTACCATTGGCTTCGAAATAAACTTTTGTACTAGCCCTGCACATGATGAGAATAACATGTTACATCCCCTTGAATTTTCCTTTTATATTGACTCATATCTATGGGTTTCCCCCTAGCTCATAAAACCTTACGAGTTTATACAGTGTCTTTGCAGTTTACTGTTTCTTGTATGACTACTCATTTAAGTTAATATACTCTATGCTTTCTTGTGGCCGACCGAAAAAGAAAATTTTCCTAAGAAACtgatcatttaaaaaaaaatatatatatatatatatatatatatatatatatatatatatatatatatatatatatatatatatatatttgactagAAAGTTTTTCGTTTATGTGAttcaataatatatatacttAGATGTTGAAGACTGTACTTCATTTTGACGTTTCTTACTATAtcttaattatatttttaaatatggATTAGTAGTAATTCGATAGGGGTAGTATAAGGTCAAATAAAGATGATCTTTTCCTTTGACTCTAAACAATAGAGATATGTTTACTAAGTTTCGGATTTTGTTATTCCACTGTAAAGGTAAAATGTGAGATAAGATTATGATTGAATGAGGTTTTGAATTATGTCGTGTGAAGGCATTGAAAGATtgcaattaaaaaaaataaggcAAAATTTCATTGGTGTTAATTCAAGTGAAAATTTATTGTACAAAAGTCAATATTTTATTGTTTGTTACTTAAAAATCATCTAAATACAGGTTGATTGCATTCTAATTTTTGTGATTCAAAGATATTCAACTAAAGCTCGATTAACTCAAAATAAAATAGaccaaaattttatattttgcatcCAGTACCTCATGCGGCATGTTAATAGATGGTAACTCAACTTATTAAACACTTAGAGTCGTTTGGTATAAATGTATAATGGTAGGTGTCACAGGCGTGATTTCTGTCCGTCAAAACCAGCCTGTGCGGCAGCCAAGCCCAACATTTGACTACAACCTTCTCACAACACTCGACCAAAATTACAGCAACTTTGGACTTAGAATATGTTTAGGCAGCTTTCAACGTAATAAGTTTAGGACTAATTTAGACAACGAAATTTAAGTAAGgcaacaaaaaagaagaagaacacaaGGCACAATATACATGAAACTCTTTTCCCAACTTTGTATTTAATTCGAGCATACAAAGAAACTCAAACTCGAAGTACAACCATGTACAAAAAGATCGCTCTTGACCTTAGGCGTTTTCACTCTTGAAAACAGATTTAGGACTTTTCTAACTCTCAAATGTGCTCCCACACGTTTTATCTTCTGCCCACAAGCATAAGGATGCTGCCAATTTATAAAACATGAGACAAACCTTTGCTTTACACTTGTCGCACTTAGGCTTCGACACTTGTCCCACACAACCCACTTTTTTAGCCTAGTGTAGTTAACATCTCCCAACTACTAGGATCATGTAGATCATGCAAATAATAATGGAAACATGGCCCAAAAAATGTGCTAACAAAATCTGCCAGCTTTTAGCAAAATCCAACTACTGCCTATGTGCGCAACATATGTCGTGTAACCGTctttgacttggtcaatctgaaGCTTGTTGACAATGTGCGTGCCTTGGCTTTAATTATGTGTCAATGCCTTGTACTCAGGTGCATTGTAGCCACATTTTGCCCATGTCATTGCCCACGCACATGGACCTTTGCCGTGCCTCATTGTCATGACAAGTCTGCCTTGCGCGCATGTCTTTGTTGCGCTTAGCCTACCTTTGCCCACTTCGTTTTTGCCTTGCCTTGGCATAATTGCCTCATGCCTTGATGCCTTTGTCATGATCAAGTGTCACCCTCAGCCCGCATCTCATTGTCAACCCCTTGCCTCTCTCAAAGCCTTGGTCATCACTTGCCTGTTTTCCTTTTTTGCCTTGGTGCTATTCGTGCACCTTAGCTTGGCAACACTCTTGCCTCCCCATGACAATGCTCTCGTTGTCAAGTCAAGCTCAGAGAGGCAGAGCCCTAACAAACCAAcgcctcttggcctcctttctCATCAGCCACAATTGCATTTACCCCAGTCACTTGTTTATCACTGGTCATCGCCTCCAATGCAACTCTCTTATCTGTGGCAGTCATTGCATTCAACACTGCCTTCTTTGGGCAGTTCCTTGCTCGATGTGGCCCATTACAAATGAAACAGCCACTAAACTTGCCGCCCTTCTCCTTGATCTTTGAAGTTTCAGCCTCTTGCTTTCCCTTACCCTTGTCTTCATTAGCATCGTTATTCTCAAATTTCTTCCACTTCTTTGCCTTGTCCTTCTTTCCGTCGTTGGATTTTGAAGTTGAGGTGTCTTCATCCAAGTGAAAATCACCCAATGCATTAGCCACAGCTACATCACTTGCGAGGTTTTGAATATTCTGCCTACGTAACTCCAATTGCACCCACTATTGCAGCCCGCTCATGaatttgtgcaatttgtcttctTCCGACATATTGCTGATGCTTAACATTAAAGAAGTGAATTCTTTGACATATACTCTAACTGATCCGGTTTGCCTCAACTTTTTCAGTTTGTCACTAGCAATCCAAGACGTAAAGAAGGACAAGGCAAAAAGTGGAAGAAATTTGACAAGGCACACGAATAACATAAAAGTACAGCTCCATATCCCAAAGAAAATTCTCCAATTCACGTGCACTCCTTGCACCACCAAATGCCTTAGGCTCAGAAATTTTTACCTTAAGACGATCATCACCACGTTGAGGAGCATCCTCACTCACAACACGTCGCAGTACCACTGTCTCACTTTTCAGATCTGCATTCTCTTGACTCAGCCTTGCCAATTCTGCCTCAAGGTAGGCAAGCTTTGTCACGAGAGTATGAAATTCCTCACCTTCAGGGATATTTCTGACCAATGCCTCCAGTTTTGTTAGCCTTCCCCACAGTTCGTTGTTACCACCGGTCATGTTCTCGAGCAAGACTACGAAATCTGCCACTGCCCGTCGTGTTTCCGTCACGAACTTGCTCCGCTCTAATACCAGTGGTCACAGGCGTGATTTCTGTTCGTCAAAACCAGCCTGTAAGGCAGCCAAGCCTAGCACTTGACTTCAACCTTCTCACAACACTCGGCCAAAATTATAACAACTTTGGACTTAGAATATTTTTAGGCAGCTTTCAACGTAGTATTTAACTCGAGCATACAAAGAAACTCAAACTCGAAGTACAACCGTGCACAAAATGATCGCTCTTGACCTTAGGCGTTTTCACTCTTGAAAACAGACTTAGGAATCTTTCCTAACTCTCAAATGTGCTCCCACACATTTTTCTCTTCTGCCCACAAGCATAAGGATGCTGCCCATTTATAAAACATGAGACATCCCTTTGCTTTACACTTGTCGCACTTAGGCTTCGACATTTGTCCCGCATAGCCCACTATTTTAGCCTAGTGTAGTTGACATCCCCCAACTACTAGGATCATGTAGATCATGCAAATAATAATGAAAACATGACCCAAAAAACGTGCTAACAAAATCTGCCAGCTTTTAGCAAAATCCAACTACTGCCCATGTGTGCAACATATGCCATGTAACCGCccttgacttggtcaatctgaaGCTTGTTGTCCATGTGCGTGCCTTGGCTTGAATCAAGCGCCAATGCCTTGTACTCAGGTGCATTGTAGTCACATTTTGCCCATGTCATTGCCCACGCACATGGACCTTTGTCGCGCCCTATTGTCATGATAAGTCTGCCTCGCACACATGCCTTCGTTGCGCTTAGCCTGCCTTTGCCCACTTCGTTTTTACCTTGCGTTGGCATCACTACCTCATGCCTGGATGCCTTTGTCATGATCAAGTGTCACCCTCAACCCGCATCTCATTGTCAAGCCCTTGCTAAGCTGCCCTGCCTCCCTCAAAGCCTTAGCCATCACTTGcccgttttttttttttgccttggTGCTACTCATGCACCTTAGCTTGGAAACACTCTTGGTGCCCCATGACAACGCTCTCGTTGTCAAGTCAGGCAGAGCCCTAACAGTAGGATACATCGGGGTATTTCATGGATAAATTATTCTATCTTTTATATAGGGTAGCTAATCCAATCATCTTAGTATAAAATCATTTCGGGATTAGATAATATATAAGGAGCTCTAACTTCTTATGCCCCCTTATCATTTATTATCCTTAACCGTATTAGTAGCAAaatgaataaaagaaaataattattcacccatattattcattaaaaaatgAGTTGGATGATGAAGTTTTTAAAAACGGATTAAATATGGATAAGAGCCATATGATTCATTTAGAAAATAGATAATtaatggataactaatgtgtttaacttGTACATTTATAAAACCTCAAATGGGAGGTTattcaagtttgggagactagaaattctccaaaaagtgatcatattcaataAGCCATGAATTATCTGCCGcgttaacccattttttatccgtatgaAATATGAGTCGGGTcgaataatttatccgttttgcATTACCCGTTTACGACCCGTCTTATACCCGTTTGCCACCCCTGGTTAACCGCTTCTTTCTTTATAATCGACAGGAGCCCTAACTTGATATGCACGTCCAAAATTCATTGGCCCTAACCTGCGAAAACAATGTCAACCATTTCGTTGGATTTAGTAGCCGATTGACTGTGTCTTATGTTTCAGGTGCGTCTCAAAATCTTGGTGTGCTCTTATTGATAGTCCCGAGTTTGCAAAATTGCATCTAAAACATTCGCCCAAAACCAACTCTAACTTTTGGCTTCTCCTTAGACAGACCGAGTATTTTGGATATAAAAAGCGTTGTTTCTACCCTCTAAATATTGATTCTCTCAACTCTCGAGTTGTTACCCCCAGAGAATTGACCAACCCTTTGAGGTCTAGTGAATTTGATACAAAGATAATTGGTTCTTGCAATGGGTTGCTGTTGATATCAAATACTGTGGATGAAATTGCCATATGGAACCCATCTACTGGAAAATACAAGAAATTACCAGTACTGAGTGTTGATAGAGAAGAAGATGGTCATATTAGATTTGGTTTTGGATATGATGTTGTCAATAATGACTATAAGGTTGTTAGAATTGTGCAGTTTGTTGGTACTGAAAAGGGTTCTCTTTGCTCTGATGTTAGGGTTTATAGTTTGAAATCAAATTCTTGGAAAGGGATTGATAAGGAATTTCCTTATTATGTACGAAATAAGGAGGAACCAGGTGCATATTTAAATGGTGCATTGCATTGGGTTGTTAGTAGTGAGATAAAGATACCATTGCAACAACTGATTGTTGCGTTTGATCTTGAAACTGACATGTGTCGGATTGTACCGCATCCCCCATATACTAATGAAAGGTTCAGCGTGAAGTTGGAGGTGTTGGGAGGCTGCCTTTGCACATTTCACTCCTTTTGGGATGATTTTTTTTATGACGAATGGGGGAATTTGGATCGAGGTTTGGACCATATGGACATATGGGCAATGAAGGAATATGGAGTTAAGGACTGGTGGACTAAGATTATGTCAATTGAACGGCCAGATAAGGATATTGGACGTCTTTTTGTCCCACTCGCATATTCTAACAGTGGAGAGGAAGTTCTGCTGGAACAAGATAATAAACGGTTTGTATGGACAAGTATTAAGAATGGAAACACAAAGATTGTTGATACTCAATTTGGCATATTACACGGCTTTCTACACTTCAATAGTTATGTCTATTTGGGAAGCCTGGTTGAGCTCGGTTCCAGTGATGACACAAGTTACCTGAAGAAGAAACAGTTCAGTCAAGATAAAGGAGGACAAAGGAAAACCTTAAGAAAGAGGTCAATTATTTGGTTGATTTGTGGCTATGTTTTATCCCTCTTTCTTTTAGCAATTTGACAGTTATATGCATTAGTATATCTTTTACAATTAGAGCTTTAGGATCAGTTCCCTGTTGTTCACATTTAGGTGAAGTAGCTAGACTGATTCTATATGACTTTCTTTAGTATATTGTGGATATTTGTTTAGTTTTCTTTTCACTTCTCTTTttcttacacacacacacacacattcatGCAATTTAGGGAGA
It includes:
- the LOC104116498 gene encoding F-box protein CPR1-like, giving the protein MHLSLETLLVPHDNALVVKSGRALTVGYIGPIDCVLCFRCVSKSWCALIDSPEFAKLHLKHSPKTNSNFWLLLRQTEYFGYKKRCFYPLNIDSLNSRVVTPRELTNPLRSSEFDTKIIGSCNGLLLISNTVDEIAIWNPSTGKYKKLPVLSVDREEDGHIRFGFGYDVVNNDYKVVRIVQFVGTEKGSLCSDVRVYSLKSNSWKGIDKEFPYYVRNKEEPGAYLNGALHWVVSSEIKIPLQQLIVAFDLETDMCRIVPHPPYTNERFSVKLEVLGGCLCTFHSFWDDFFYDEWGNLDRGLDHMDIWAMKEYGVKDWWTKIMSIERPDKDIGRLFVPLAYSNSGEEVLLEQDNKRFVWTSIKNGNTKIVDTQFGILHGFLHFNSYVYLGSLVELGSSDDTSYLKKKQFSQDKGGQRKTLRKRGDDFLSKGFKLKL